AATATTTGAACACCATCTAGGCAtagtcctgggcagcctgctctagctgaccctgcttgagcggGAAGGTTGGACAGGAGGTTCTCAAGCCTGacctgttctgtgattctgtgacgCAGGAGTTGCAGATTctggaaaatggcaaaaaacTTTTGCAGCTTGCAGCAGAGCCCTCTCATTCAGCTTGCTTGGAAGGAGAGTTTCACTCCTTAGGGGGCTGAGTGAGGTGGCATTTTCTCTggttcatagaatcacagaatgttctaagttggaagggacccacaaggatcatcaaatccaactcctgtccctgcacaggacagccccaaaattcacagcatgtgtctgagggcattgtccaaggGCTTCTTGgatagcgtcaggcttggtgctgtgactgcctccctggggagcctgttccagtgctccaccaccctccgggtgaagaaccttttcctaatatccagcctaaacctcccctggcgcatcttcctgccattcccttgggtcctgtcattggtcaccagagagaagagatcagggcctgcccctcctcctccccttgtgaggaagctgcagaccacaatgaggtctcccctcagtctcctcttctctaggctgaacaaaccaagtgactttagccactcctctTATGGTTTTCCCTCTAagcccttcaccaactttgtggccctcctctggacactctctagcagctttgtatccttaatgtactgaggtgcccaaaactgcacacagcactcgaggtgaggccgtgccagcacagagcagagcgggacaatcacccCCTcaactggctgcaatgcagggcttgatggaCCCCAGGACTTGGTTgaccctcttggctgccagggcacactgttggctcttgttcaacttgccattgaccagagCGCCTGGGTCCCTCCCGGCAGaactgctctccagcctctcgttccccagtctgtatgtacatccagggttgccgtgccccaggtgcaaaaccTAGCACTTATCAAAATCTGGTAGTTGCAGCCTACCAGTATGGTCCTTCTCACATAATTTCTCCTGTCAGGCCAGGTActctccttcccctttctccatGTCCTGTGAACACCTAAACCTGGAAAACATAATACCTGAGATGCTGGTATGCTGTTTTCTAATCTGCTCCACTTTTGGAGCAGCATCACCTCTTTGCAGCTCCTTCTCCACCTCACTGATAAATGCTGTAACGTGGAAGTGTATCTTGTTTCCCTGACAGAGAGGGATTTGTACCCCAAATCTAGCCTGCAGCCTCTTACAATAACAATAGTGATACTGCTGGTCAGTTACTTTCCTTCCCACTACTTAGAATCACCATGTCATTCAAGCAGACCTGCAGTACCCATAGAATAGTATAAAAGTAGGTAGAGTACACATAGGGCCTGGATGTTTTAAAGACAGACAATGGACAGTTCAGCATTCatgcataaaaatgttttattgtagTGAACTTACAAACGAAAAAACCAAAAgtcttcctgctgctggctcaAGGCTACACTGAGCCATAAAAAGGCAGGTAAATCCTATCCAAAACAAATTTATACATTCCTATATGTAAAAACACATTGCACTTCCAGTCATTTTTACAACATAGGTACATGCctgggtgtttgtttgtttgtttggggctttttttgtcttttttttttaatttaatgagcTGCAGCTTTAACTACTTAAAGATGgaatcaaaaatatttccttacaggagtttttgttgtttgggtttttttttccctcataaaAGGAAACCTGACgatacttttctttctgcttagcCTGTCCAGTTTATTTAGACTAAAAGCACATGAGTTTTACTTGATACATTCCCATAACAACCTTGTACAGCTTCAGTGGCTCTAAACCCAGGCTCGGTATATAACACTAATGCTGTTCAGTGGTCAGCTCATTCTCACCACCAGCAAGCAGGAAGGGGGAATGGCAGCAGATGCAGGGAGTTTATGGAAGAGTGCTGAGGTGGCCTTGATGGCAGAACAGCTCTTCCTTACTTGGGGTAACTACCAGCTCACTTCTTAATGCAGAAAATCAGCAAAGTATTGCATCAGCCTGGCACACGTGTGACAAATGGCATGGAGTCTGTGAccatacagaaaagaaaaggaaggtggGACAGGTTTTAATTGTCCTTTCAAGTGTGCAAATACAACACTGTTCATCAACTACTAACTAGTTTTTCCACACAACAGGTTATGTACAGCAAATTCACTTATATTTTTTACATAGTAATACACAGGTCTTCCTCACCACCATCTCTTGCAGTGAAAGAATGTGACATGTCGAGGTGACAGACACTTCAGGAGACtctcaaggaaaaagaagttcaTGCAGACCTAGCTTATTCTTGGTCTCTTGAAAGGGAAATCTTACCAAGGATGAACAAATGTCtatttttacaatatttacTTTGTACAGTGCGAAAAGAAGGGACACGCTTTTTAAACATAGGATTCCTTAGCATACTGGATCTGGTCTACCTCAAAAACTGGCTGGCTGCACCTCCGAGCCACATACTCAAGTTTGTTCTTTTGACAGGATTCAGACATGGCTCTCATTCGGTAGACTCCTGGAGTCACAGGTAAACTCACACGGGAGTTTAATCCAACAGTGATGCTGAGGGTTTCAGTTTCCACATCAGAATCCTTCGCTGCGGAAACTCTGCCACTAGGTAAATCTCTTAGAGCCGTATATGCTGTGTCCTGTGCACAGCTGCTGCATGGATGAGGCGGCAAAGCATCTTGGTTTGACACCTTTAATCTCATAGTTTGAACTGTGAGActgtgggagggaactttaGTGGCCAGGCAGTTTTTAGTAGCCTCTTCATAAGAGGGTGGTCTTCCAGGATTCCTCTGGTCTACCTCTCTGAACACTTCATCAGCTGACCTGAAACGGGGCCTTTGCTGATACACTACAGGCAATGGTTTGTCATCATCAGGGCTGTTCTCCTGGACAACTCTGCAGGAGAACTGATCTTCTTTCTTTGTGAAACTGTCTCTCTGAAAACCCATGTTTTTTCCAGGCCCCCAACTCTGGGTTTTTAGTAGTGTTTTCCTGCGGTTTGCAAAAGAGAATGACATGGAATGCTTTTTGATTTCTCTGCTAGGCATACTGCAGTCTTCGACGGCCTTGGTGGAAAAGGACTGGGGCctatttaaaaaagtttttttaggACTAGAGGGTGAAACTACTGGGGAGCTGGTGAAGACTGAGCCATCAGAGCTCTCCAGGGAGCAACTGGAGGAAGTTTTGGGTAGAGAGTCAGTTGATAATTGGGAAGGTAAGATTGCAAGCCGTTTCTCCAGGGCCTCCAACCCTAGCTGTTTCTGCTGAACCGGAAAATTGTCCTCACTTTTGTTTAGCTTCTGATTCGTTATCCTGCCTTCAAGGTGGTTCTGGGAAGACAGGTCTGGCTCGGAGTACCTCCTGTCCATCGTGCTGATGTCATTTCTGAAATTAGTCAGTGAAGGGGCAGAGACGCGTGTTGGATTCCTTCTGCTCACACTAGTGGTCCTCCCTTTGGGATGCTCCGTCTGAGAGGTACGGGGGCTGCCTTCAGCTTCAGGATCTGGGCTGTCATAGGCAGAGTCATTCTGATGAGCAGCACATAGGTGTTCTGTGGGGAGAAAGCACCTGTTAGTTTTTACTGACCATCTGAGGACATTAGGGAACTATATGGGAAGAGTTCCTCTAGAAAAACACTGCAATAATGTATTGAACTCTATGCAACACACGTGTTTTCACAGATGTATTCCCATACCATATTAAAGAATTTGCCCCAGCAGTCCCAGTCTGTGACAGCCCCAGTCCTTTCTCATACCTGTGGAGCTGTCTGTGTGTTCCGGTGATGCCTCAGCCAAGGCACAGACAGAGAAGGCAATGTCCTCCCCAAATATTTCTGAGCAGTTGTTTATGAGGAACTCCACCAACACTGTCACCTGCACACAGAAAGGTTATTCCAGTCAAAAGGTCTGAAAACATATTAAACAGTCTTTCTGGCTCCTGCCTTTGTATGAAggacagcacagagcagggtgGCCTCTgccaaaatcatagaatcatagaataccaggttggaagggacatcaaggatcatctggtccaacctttcttggcaaaaaaTCCTAGCTTAAAGTCAGAGGGTGAGTCCACTCTGGAGGATGAGGCCTGATGCTGAAGACTAATTGATCTGCCCCAATAGAAACAAAATGCCATCAGCTGCAGCTTCACCCTCGTTGCCCAGAGGGCCCGCAGGTGGCAATGCCCACCAGGTGCCCCTTGCTCTCTGCATACAAAGTATTCAGGAGCTGTGATACAGCGTAGGGGACTGCAGGGCAACTGTTACTTTTGCTCAGAGGAGGCGAGACAAGGGACAGCCTTGCCCATCACGTTGCGGGCACCTGAGCTGGGAGGCACCCCCAATGTCCAGGGGCGCTGTTTTGTTCAGCTTCTACCACGGCAGTGGGATCCCTCTGGATGGCCCTGAGCTGCCCCAAAAAGGGTGGCTGCTTATGAGCTCAACACACCTTGTCATTCATCTCCTTCTGGACTTCCAGGGGGAGTGTGTTGTCCGTCTCTGGGCTCAGCATATTTGGGCCAATGCAGATGGCCAGATTGCTGGAGTCCATCCTGTTGGTCTCAGCGTTCTGGCTGATGTGGTGGAGCAGAGACAGCAAGTGCTTGAGCAAGACAAGGTTTGGTCGAGGCAGTTTGTCAGCCACCCTGCATGAACACAAACAAAATGGGACGTTAATTCATGGTGCAGCAGCCTCTACTTCTTTAACTGAGCAAGTCTCAATTAAACTCAGGGAGATGATGCTTCCTCTAGTACGAGGCATGCATGTGCTTTTTTCACTGCTTAGCAGAAGTATCATTCAGAAATCCCCAAATGCAGTTGAGCGTGTGGTTAATTATGAGATCTTGAATTACAAGGTCTTGCCTGAAAGGCAAGTATTACAGCAGTCCATGTCCTTGAGCAGATGAGGTGGCATCAGGAGACATCACTGGAGGCTTCCCAAAGGCATGTGAATGCCTGCAGTTGTGCTGTGCATATTTCAAAGCACTCCCAGTCAGCCTGTACATCTGCTCTTTCTAAAGAGCAAAACATGGCCGTGGTATCCATGTGCCTGACTTCACCGCCAGCAGATGTGAAGGCTCCCTGCCAGTGCCTGTCCCACAGCAACTATGATAGCTGTGACACCGcagcctctctccccttcctatGCTAGTCGTTTCGTACAGCAATCTCAAATACCTGCAGGAAGTGCTGCTCCTAGAGCCCTATAGACCAAAGCCCATGGAGCAATAGCAAGATGAGATAATTGACAGGCTTTTAGGTAAGACTCTCAATTTTGAGAGACATTACTGGCCTCTACCAGCCACTCCATCACATTGGGACTGATTGCAAAACTTACTCTTTCAATTCTTCAATTTTCTCCTGCTTGCTTGGCTTCTCCAGAGCTTGCATCCACTTCTCATAGAGGTCAGCCGATAGGAGTTTGGAGGGAATATTTCGGAGGAAGTCCTGCAAGGTCAAGAGATTTAGATGAGGCTTTGCACACTACCCCTGATCACACAGAGAGCATCACTGTGACATGGGCTCACCAGGAGGCAGGCTGGCTTGATCCACCTGACTTGAGCATTGGCAGAGCAGTGGGGTTCACAAGAACATGCCAAGTACACTAGCTTTGGTGTAGTAAATGGGACCCAgctctttcctgcttctcattCACCCATAAATCTCAGTATTCCCCCACAGGGAGGATGCTGAGGAGGAAGACAAAGTGAGTTTCCTGCAGGCATGTAGGAAATCGGTGGCACAACATATGGGACTGAAAATcatgtggaaaaggaaaatgccagACCTTCCTAAGCCTGAAACATTTAGCCTGGCTTTGCTCTGCCTGTAGCTTGGAGTCCCACCTAGGTCAGCTGTGGGGACTGGAGTGGGCCTGTGCAGGTTAGCAATGTCCTCCCACTACTGCAGGAGCTCACCTTCAAGCCCACTGCCAGCAGGTgcacagatttgtttttcaaatcaaCATTCCCGCCTTTGTTTAGGTCCTCCTTCAACTCCTTTCGTGCTTTCTCGTTGGCAGCTTTTCTGAATATCCCTTCAGTGGAAGGTCCTTTCAAATACAATATAGCTAGGAGatcctgcagggaaaaaaacagagaagaataaGAGAACTGTTACTCGGGTGAAGAAAGGTTCTTTGGCAAGTGAATatttag
This Phalacrocorax aristotelis chromosome 3, bGulAri2.1, whole genome shotgun sequence DNA region includes the following protein-coding sequences:
- the TAGAP gene encoding T-cell activation Rho GTPase-activating protein isoform X2; amino-acid sequence: MPGPRAGGEARRGGGGGGGGGIPAAPAPLQTVLPRRCSAPSLLLSKGLSKLWLPSASSREVKELWLDSLLGQTKGPKETRVSRAPPIKLLMKVLSSCNTSKTLNAGNMESLIECQSEADAKKCPPLVPADTEDGLCLLTDGTKKKKKVISQSFTLRRSSTSGNFPEQLGLGAKITLFGQPLALICGEDDTLPQPIQDLLAILYLKGPSTEGIFRKAANEKARKELKEDLNKGGNVDLKNKSVHLLAVGLKDFLRNIPSKLLSADLYEKWMQALEKPSKQEKIEELKEVADKLPRPNLVLLKHLLSLLHHISQNAETNRMDSSNLAICIGPNMLSPETDNTLPLEVQKEMNDKVTVLVEFLINNCSEIFGEDIAFSVCALAEASPEHTDSSTEHLCAAHQNDSAYDSPDPEAEGSPRTSQTEHPKGRTTSVSRRNPTRVSAPSLTNFRNDISTMDRRYSEPDLSSQNHLEGRITNQKLNKSEDNFPVQQKQLGLEALEKRLAILPSQLSTDSLPKTSSSCSLESSDGSVFTSSPVVSPSSPKKTFLNRPQSFSTKAVEDCSMPSREIKKHSMSFSFANRRKTLLKTQSWGPGKNMGFQRDSFTKKEDQFSCRVVQENSPDDDKPLPVVYQQRPRFRSADEVFREVDQRNPGRPPSYEEATKNCLATKVPSHSLTVQTMRLKVSNQDALPPHPCSSCAQDTAYTALRDLPSGRVSAAKDSDVETETLSITVGLNSRVSLPVTPGVYRMRAMSESCQKNKLEYVARRCSQPVFEVDQIQYAKESYV
- the TAGAP gene encoding T-cell activation Rho GTPase-activating protein isoform X1, translating into MPGPRAGGEARRGGGGGGGGGIPAAPAPLQTVLPRRCSAPSLLLSKGLSKLWLPSASSREVKELWLDSLLGQTKGPKETRVSRAPPIKLLMKVLSSCNTSKTLNAGNMESLIECQSEADAKKCPPLVPADTEDGLCLLTADGTKKKKKVISQSFTLRRSSTSGNFPEQLGLGAKITLFGQPLALICGEDDTLPQPIQDLLAILYLKGPSTEGIFRKAANEKARKELKEDLNKGGNVDLKNKSVHLLAVGLKDFLRNIPSKLLSADLYEKWMQALEKPSKQEKIEELKEVADKLPRPNLVLLKHLLSLLHHISQNAETNRMDSSNLAICIGPNMLSPETDNTLPLEVQKEMNDKVTVLVEFLINNCSEIFGEDIAFSVCALAEASPEHTDSSTEHLCAAHQNDSAYDSPDPEAEGSPRTSQTEHPKGRTTSVSRRNPTRVSAPSLTNFRNDISTMDRRYSEPDLSSQNHLEGRITNQKLNKSEDNFPVQQKQLGLEALEKRLAILPSQLSTDSLPKTSSSCSLESSDGSVFTSSPVVSPSSPKKTFLNRPQSFSTKAVEDCSMPSREIKKHSMSFSFANRRKTLLKTQSWGPGKNMGFQRDSFTKKEDQFSCRVVQENSPDDDKPLPVVYQQRPRFRSADEVFREVDQRNPGRPPSYEEATKNCLATKVPSHSLTVQTMRLKVSNQDALPPHPCSSCAQDTAYTALRDLPSGRVSAAKDSDVETETLSITVGLNSRVSLPVTPGVYRMRAMSESCQKNKLEYVARRCSQPVFEVDQIQYAKESYV